The proteins below are encoded in one region of Berryella intestinalis:
- a CDS encoding MptD family putative ECF transporter S component has product MEREKGSDVQRVSKGLFQAWGVREVVTAVLMNVLTLVLMFAGSSVTMLHPHLAMLASGGAAVFLGAAVFMLMVFRVNRFGVTTLFATMAALMFCTMGNYAIMIPFYIAGGLVLDLVFLRSEEQRRSIRWVTAAWSTFSGLYLLSTMIPVISNLDAYIDNFIRNFGSDQAFIDAFLRYYTDPLWVFGIAIATVICGFAGCLAARVLMRKHFSKAGAL; this is encoded by the coding sequence ATGGAAAGGGAGAAAGGCAGCGACGTGCAGCGTGTGAGCAAAGGGCTTTTCCAGGCGTGGGGCGTGAGGGAGGTGGTGACGGCGGTGCTCATGAACGTCCTCACCCTCGTGCTGATGTTCGCGGGATCGTCCGTGACGATGCTCCACCCCCATCTCGCCATGCTCGCATCGGGGGGAGCGGCGGTGTTTCTCGGGGCGGCGGTGTTCATGCTGATGGTGTTCCGCGTGAACCGCTTCGGGGTGACCACCCTGTTCGCCACGATGGCGGCGCTGATGTTTTGCACCATGGGAAACTACGCGATCATGATCCCCTTCTACATCGCCGGCGGCCTTGTGCTCGACCTCGTCTTCCTCAGAAGCGAGGAGCAGCGGCGCAGCATCCGATGGGTCACGGCGGCCTGGTCGACGTTCAGCGGCCTGTACCTTCTGTCCACGATGATCCCCGTGATCAGCAACCTCGACGCCTATATCGATAACTTCATCCGCAACTTCGGAAGCGATCAGGCGTTCATCGACGCCTTCCTGCGCTACTACACCGATCCCCTCTGGGTGTTCGGCATCGCGATCGCCACGGTTATCTGCGGATTCGCTGGATGCTTGGCGGCCCGGGTGCTTATGAGGAAGCACTTCTCGAAGGCCGGGGCGCTGTAG
- a CDS encoding DUF1461 domain-containing protein, producing the protein MRGAPLRIAAQAALALTLAAALVGTGYLACTAPAVTPALSSTLAWDDLSPFSKAQLSRVASATRDFSFGSHDETTLYRTIYQVNRELQSDPAGTSPASGAAKGAPDLDGLSDESDAAAFASAFSEARDAYVFDRAAIEHLDDVNRVATAALPVLAACVVAAIGAAAALVRTGGRRALAVPLIASSALVIGSFSVLGLWAAIDFTGMFDAFHSLFFTRGTWEFSANSLLICALPTELWMSLGAIWLTVTSLASVLACRTGIRLLKEAPQR; encoded by the coding sequence GTGAGAGGCGCGCCCCTCCGTATCGCCGCCCAGGCGGCCCTCGCCCTGACCCTGGCCGCCGCGCTGGTGGGCACCGGGTACCTGGCCTGCACCGCACCGGCCGTCACGCCCGCGCTTTCCTCGACCCTGGCCTGGGACGACCTGTCGCCGTTCTCGAAGGCTCAGCTGTCCCGCGTCGCCTCGGCAACGCGGGACTTCTCGTTCGGATCGCATGACGAGACGACTCTGTACCGTACCATCTACCAGGTGAACCGAGAGCTGCAAAGCGACCCTGCCGGCACCTCCCCGGCTTCGGGCGCGGCGAAGGGAGCGCCCGACCTCGACGGCCTGTCGGACGAAAGCGATGCCGCCGCGTTCGCGTCGGCCTTCTCGGAGGCGCGCGACGCCTACGTGTTCGACCGAGCCGCCATCGAGCACCTCGACGACGTGAACCGCGTGGCGACAGCGGCGCTTCCCGTCCTCGCGGCTTGCGTCGTCGCGGCCATCGGCGCAGCGGCCGCCCTGGTGCGCACAGGGGGTAGGCGTGCCCTCGCGGTTCCGCTCATCGCCTCGTCGGCGCTGGTCATCGGTTCGTTTTCGGTTCTCGGCCTGTGGGCCGCCATCGATTTCACAGGGATGTTCGATGCGTTTCACAGCTTGTTCTTCACCCGGGGAACCTGGGAGTTCTCCGCGAACAGCCTGCTCATCTGCGCGCTTCCCACCGAGCTTTGGATGTCTCTGGGCGCGATCTGGCTGACCGTCACGTCGCTTGCATCGGTTCTGGCCTGCCGCACCGGGATCCGCCTGTTGAAGGAAGCTCCGCAGCGCTAG
- a CDS encoding biotin--[acetyl-CoA-carboxylase] ligase codes for MGLFRLTVRDSVTSTNDLVKRAIDEGAPEGHAVLAFSQSAGYGRQGRVWASPYGGMYLSFLLRPSVPADRVATVGLVVALSVRSAARKVFPTVESQVKWPNDIVCAAGKLAGVSSEYRKGALCIGVGANVAVPEGDLDVGGKYVPAYLSDASVEAGTFDRYAIERFARAVLEELEPRYLQWCACGFEPFADEYRACLSLIGAQVEVVNRAGGPIARGAVEGIDAQGRLLVRADGGGLSAVASGEAHIARIGRS; via the coding sequence ATGGGGCTGTTTCGCCTGACGGTACGGGATTCGGTGACGTCCACCAACGACTTGGTGAAGCGGGCGATAGACGAAGGCGCGCCCGAAGGGCATGCCGTGCTGGCTTTCTCCCAGAGCGCCGGCTACGGGCGGCAGGGACGCGTTTGGGCCAGTCCGTACGGCGGCATGTACCTGTCGTTTCTGCTGCGCCCTTCCGTGCCGGCCGATCGGGTCGCCACGGTGGGCCTGGTGGTCGCGCTTTCCGTGCGCTCGGCGGCGCGCAAGGTTTTCCCGACGGTTGAATCCCAGGTGAAATGGCCGAACGATATCGTGTGCGCAGCGGGCAAGCTGGCCGGCGTCTCGTCTGAGTACCGCAAGGGCGCTCTTTGCATCGGGGTCGGCGCGAACGTGGCGGTGCCCGAGGGCGATCTGGACGTGGGCGGGAAATACGTGCCGGCGTATCTGTCGGACGCGTCGGTTGAGGCGGGCACGTTCGACAGATACGCGATCGAGCGGTTCGCGCGGGCCGTGCTCGAAGAGCTCGAGCCGCGCTACCTGCAGTGGTGCGCCTGCGGGTTCGAGCCGTTCGCAGACGAGTACCGCGCCTGCCTGTCTTTGATCGGCGCGCAGGTCGAGGTGGTGAACCGTGCAGGCGGCCCGATCGCCCGAGGGGCGGTCGAGGGCATCGACGCGCAGGGCCGCCTGCTCGTGCGCGCGGATGGGGGCGGCCTTTCGGCCGTGGCCTCGGGCGAGGCCCACATCGCGCGCATCGGGCGTTCCTAG
- the gltX gene encoding glutamate--tRNA ligase has translation MTDSEKKVRVRFAPSPTGRLHIGGARTAIFNWAYARAKGGDFILRIEDTDPERSTEENVQVILNAMKWLGLDWDEGPEVGGPFGPYRQMQRMDTYTAALEQLKASGAAYPCFCTKEQLDEKRAAAEATEGGYAGYDRTCRDLDPAEAARRIEAGEPHVWRLRVPDDHGPIEFDDAVYGHMSFPAEVMDDMILVRSDGSPTYNFAVVCDDANMAITHVIRGDDHLSNTPRQILIYEALGRPVPTFAHLSMILGADGKKLSKRHGATSVEEYRDRGYLSDAVVNFLALLGWSLDGETTIIDREKLCASFDLDRITKKDAVFDETKLDWMNGVYIREMGPEAFEAAARPWIEQAGATEEWFSAHPDWASKAYPLLAERLTRLDEVPEKLAFLFWGSDVPQLDEKSVAKVLAKDGARADEVLAAARAIIADESNAWECESLQEKVRGLCDTLDLKPKMVFQPVRVAVCGNMVSPPLFESFELMERADVVARIDSVSARVFGK, from the coding sequence ATGACTGATTCCGAGAAGAAGGTGCGCGTCCGCTTCGCACCCTCGCCGACCGGCCGCCTGCACATCGGAGGCGCCCGCACGGCCATCTTCAACTGGGCCTACGCGCGCGCCAAGGGCGGCGACTTCATCCTGCGCATCGAAGACACCGACCCCGAGCGCTCCACGGAGGAAAACGTCCAGGTCATCCTCAACGCCATGAAGTGGCTCGGCCTCGATTGGGACGAGGGCCCCGAGGTGGGCGGACCGTTCGGCCCGTACCGCCAGATGCAGCGCATGGACACCTACACCGCAGCCCTCGAGCAGCTGAAGGCAAGCGGTGCCGCCTACCCCTGTTTCTGCACGAAAGAGCAGCTCGACGAGAAGCGCGCGGCGGCCGAGGCGACCGAAGGCGGATACGCTGGCTACGACCGCACCTGCCGCGACCTCGATCCCGCCGAAGCGGCGCGGCGCATAGAGGCGGGAGAGCCGCACGTTTGGCGCCTGAGGGTTCCCGACGATCACGGCCCCATCGAGTTCGACGACGCCGTCTACGGCCATATGAGCTTTCCCGCCGAGGTCATGGACGACATGATCCTCGTGCGCAGCGACGGCAGCCCCACCTACAACTTCGCCGTGGTCTGCGACGACGCCAATATGGCCATCACCCATGTAATCCGCGGCGACGATCACCTGTCCAACACCCCGCGCCAGATTCTCATCTACGAGGCCCTGGGGCGGCCCGTTCCCACCTTCGCCCACCTGTCCATGATCCTGGGCGCCGACGGCAAGAAGCTCTCGAAGCGCCACGGGGCCACCAGCGTCGAGGAGTACCGCGACCGCGGCTACCTATCCGATGCCGTAGTCAACTTCCTCGCGCTTCTGGGCTGGTCGCTTGACGGCGAAACCACCATCATCGACCGCGAGAAACTGTGCGCGTCGTTCGACCTCGACCGCATTACCAAGAAAGACGCCGTGTTCGACGAGACCAAACTGGATTGGATGAACGGCGTCTACATCCGCGAAATGGGACCGGAGGCCTTCGAGGCCGCCGCCAGGCCCTGGATCGAGCAGGCGGGCGCGACCGAAGAGTGGTTCTCGGCGCACCCCGACTGGGCATCGAAAGCCTACCCGCTTCTGGCCGAGCGCCTCACCCGCCTCGACGAGGTGCCCGAAAAGCTGGCCTTCCTGTTCTGGGGCAGCGACGTGCCCCAGCTCGACGAGAAATCGGTGGCGAAGGTGCTGGCCAAAGACGGAGCCCGCGCCGACGAGGTTCTGGCAGCCGCCCGCGCCATCATCGCCGACGAATCGAACGCCTGGGAATGCGAGAGCCTGCAAGAGAAGGTACGCGGCCTGTGCGACACGCTGGACCTGAAACCCAAGATGGTGTTCCAGCCCGTGCGCGTCGCGGTGTGCGGGAACATGGTCTCTCCCCCGCTGTTCGAGAGCTTCGAGCTGATGGAGCGCGCAGACGTCGTCGCCCGCATCGACTCCGTATCGGCCCGGGTGTTCGGGAAGTAG
- a CDS encoding carboxylate--amine ligase has protein sequence MSNNADYTREYLDIAAQLDGDIAGRRAARAYMEGSTAIVHHRVVDSAFVPRLFDSATYHAMKDASETAHRILCKVIAHYLDDPAYREVFDFDERLRELILLPRGYDALLPFARVDTFLDEDTLSVKFCEFNGDGSSGMNENREITRSIERTATFKEFASRHEVEACELFDSWVGSFIDIYATYERRIDNPTFAICDYLDHGVVDEFEIFAELFEKRGYRCIVADVRDLSFDGRALRAKDGTAIDAIWRRSVTNDVIEFWEESQGMIEAVRAEKVALIGSFAGHIVHDKQIFKVLYHPATAAILTDEENAFVRATVPLTAFLESDQVDLADVKANKDGWIIKPTDHYGADNVYAGCFFDQGEWNDLVDRFADGKAGFPFIAQHYVVPFKTDTLPPDTGIAELADHQVMREAVPYNNLNGLYLYNGVFQGVFSRLGPLPTISKDMQGITAATIWVDREGDEAR, from the coding sequence ATGAGCAACAACGCCGACTACACTCGGGAATACCTCGACATCGCCGCGCAGCTCGACGGCGATATCGCCGGGCGCCGCGCCGCGCGGGCCTACATGGAGGGATCCACCGCCATCGTCCACCACCGCGTCGTCGACTCGGCCTTCGTGCCGCGCCTGTTCGACAGCGCCACCTACCATGCGATGAAGGACGCGTCGGAAACGGCGCACCGCATCCTGTGCAAGGTGATCGCGCATTACCTGGACGACCCGGCCTACCGCGAGGTGTTCGACTTCGACGAGCGCCTGCGCGAGCTGATCCTGCTCCCGCGCGGGTACGACGCGCTGCTCCCCTTCGCCCGCGTCGACACCTTCCTTGACGAAGACACGCTTTCCGTCAAGTTCTGCGAGTTCAACGGCGACGGATCAAGCGGCATGAACGAGAACCGCGAGATCACCCGCTCGATCGAGCGAACCGCCACGTTCAAGGAGTTCGCGTCCCGCCACGAAGTCGAAGCCTGCGAGCTGTTCGACAGCTGGGTGGGCAGCTTCATCGACATCTACGCGACCTACGAGCGCCGCATCGACAATCCCACGTTCGCCATCTGCGACTACCTCGACCACGGCGTGGTCGACGAGTTCGAGATCTTCGCCGAGCTGTTCGAGAAGCGCGGCTACCGCTGCATCGTCGCGGACGTGCGCGACCTGTCCTTCGACGGTCGGGCCCTGCGCGCGAAAGACGGCACCGCCATCGACGCCATCTGGCGCCGCAGCGTAACCAACGACGTGATCGAGTTCTGGGAGGAGTCCCAGGGCATGATCGAGGCGGTGCGCGCCGAAAAGGTGGCCCTCATCGGCAGCTTCGCAGGCCACATCGTCCACGACAAGCAGATCTTCAAAGTCCTCTACCATCCGGCGACCGCCGCCATCCTCACCGACGAGGAAAACGCGTTCGTGCGCGCCACCGTACCGCTCACCGCCTTCCTCGAAAGCGACCAGGTGGACCTGGCCGACGTGAAGGCGAACAAGGACGGGTGGATCATCAAGCCCACCGACCACTACGGGGCCGACAACGTCTACGCCGGCTGCTTTTTCGATCAAGGGGAATGGAACGACCTGGTCGATCGGTTCGCCGACGGCAAGGCGGGCTTCCCCTTCATCGCCCAGCACTACGTCGTGCCCTTCAAAACCGACACCCTCCCGCCCGACACGGGAATCGCCGAGCTGGCCGACCACCAGGTGATGCGCGAGGCGGTGCCGTACAACAACCTCAACGGCCTGTACCTGTACAACGGCGTGTTCCAGGGAGTGTTCAGCCGTTTGGGGCCGCTGCCCACCATCTCGAAGGACATGCAGGGAATCACCGCCGCCACCATCTGGGTCGACCGCGAAGGCGACGAAGCCCGGTGA
- a CDS encoding ABC transporter ATP-binding protein — MGAAGVRLDRVSFSYRGAPETVHDVSLSVEGGECVVLCGPSGGGKTTVIRLINGLAGGYYEGEARGRVEIGGTRHADLPAWKRAESVGSVFQDPASQFFSSQLAGEIAFSCENLGYDRDTVVSLTDGSIAAFGLDGLRGTPNDRLSSGQKQKVAIASAVAPRPLIVAMDEPSSNLDEEAAMALGRTVAQMKAEGYALVIAEHRIAYLEGVADRFHYVRDGRIERSFTPAQMEALPLEQRRALGLRSTSRAPRPALPRPLAGCGAQKGACALSLRGVSAAFGARRVLQDVSFSVSSGQIVALTGKNGAGKTTLARIVAGLSAPRGGTVEVGGARRTRRALRRLVWFSPNDVRAEFFSPSVQEEVMLLVDPADENRERARRVLEGLGLWDLRERYPSTLSGGQKQRLSIACGLVMRRPVLVLDEPTSGLDALSMEKLSASLRFAAQEGQAILVITHDNEFLGSCCTHCFELGE, encoded by the coding sequence ATGGGGGCCGCAGGCGTTCGCCTCGATCGCGTGTCGTTTTCGTACCGCGGCGCACCCGAGACCGTCCACGACGTGTCGCTTTCGGTGGAAGGCGGGGAGTGCGTCGTGCTGTGCGGGCCTTCGGGAGGAGGCAAGACCACCGTTATTCGCCTGATCAACGGGCTTGCGGGGGGTTACTACGAGGGCGAGGCGCGCGGTCGCGTCGAGATCGGGGGAACCCGGCATGCCGACCTTCCCGCATGGAAGCGCGCCGAGAGCGTGGGCAGCGTGTTCCAGGATCCCGCATCCCAGTTCTTCTCGAGCCAGCTTGCCGGGGAGATCGCCTTCAGCTGCGAGAACCTGGGATACGACCGCGACACCGTGGTGTCCCTGACCGACGGGTCCATCGCCGCGTTCGGCCTGGACGGGCTGCGCGGCACACCGAACGACCGTCTGTCCAGCGGCCAGAAGCAGAAGGTGGCCATCGCCTCGGCGGTTGCGCCCCGCCCCCTCATCGTCGCTATGGACGAGCCTTCGTCGAACCTGGACGAAGAGGCGGCGATGGCTTTGGGCCGCACGGTAGCGCAGATGAAGGCGGAAGGCTACGCGCTGGTGATCGCGGAGCACCGCATCGCGTACCTGGAGGGCGTCGCCGATCGCTTCCATTACGTGCGCGACGGCCGCATAGAGCGCTCGTTCACCCCCGCGCAGATGGAGGCGCTGCCGCTCGAACAGCGCCGCGCCCTGGGGCTGAGGAGCACGTCGAGGGCGCCGCGTCCGGCGCTGCCCCGTCCGCTGGCGGGCTGCGGGGCCCAGAAGGGCGCTTGCGCCCTCTCGCTTAGGGGCGTCTCGGCGGCGTTCGGCGCGCGACGGGTGCTCCAAGACGTTTCGTTTTCCGTTTCGAGCGGTCAGATCGTCGCTTTGACGGGGAAAAACGGCGCGGGCAAAACCACGCTCGCCCGCATCGTCGCGGGGCTTTCGGCGCCTCGCGGCGGCACGGTCGAGGTCGGCGGTGCGCGGCGCACGCGTCGCGCGCTCAGGCGTCTGGTGTGGTTCAGCCCGAACGACGTGCGGGCCGAGTTCTTCTCGCCCAGCGTGCAGGAAGAGGTGATGCTGCTGGTCGATCCCGCAGACGAGAACCGAGAGCGTGCCCGGCGCGTGCTGGAGGGCTTGGGGCTGTGGGATCTGAGGGAGCGCTATCCCTCGACGCTTTCGGGAGGGCAGAAGCAGCGGCTGTCCATCGCGTGCGGGCTGGTCATGCGCCGACCCGTCCTGGTGCTGGACGAGCCGACCAGCGGCTTGGACGCTCTGAGCATGGAGAAGCTGTCGGCCTCGCTGAGGTTCGCGGCCCAGGAGGGGCAGGCGATCCTGGTGATCACGCACGACAACGAGTTTCTGGGAAGCTGCTGCACGCATTGTTTCGAGCTCGGGGAGTAG
- a CDS encoding energy-coupling factor transporter transmembrane component T family protein, with amino-acid sequence MELVGDAVDDRGGRFSVATKVWVLVLVIAATMFGLADAAQAFLSLASIAYAACEGRLRIACWLAASFAVVAAIYVSFAYFGMRPLFFSPLHISQSWHSFPAVAALSVLVTSPPGTVSAALARVGCPKKGILGALVMLRFVPTFASSWRLLRDSLRKRGLLAVRQVVGNPLGTYEYVMVPSIMALINSADQLSSSAVTRAAEAPTSRTSYYCTSMTFADWAFMAAWAVACAAAVVLGRAA; translated from the coding sequence ATGGAGCTGGTCGGGGATGCGGTCGACGATCGCGGGGGAAGGTTCTCGGTCGCAACCAAGGTATGGGTGCTGGTCTTGGTGATAGCGGCGACGATGTTCGGCCTGGCCGACGCGGCTCAGGCGTTTCTGTCCCTGGCTTCGATCGCGTACGCCGCCTGTGAGGGGCGCCTGCGCATAGCGTGCTGGCTCGCAGCGTCCTTCGCGGTCGTCGCGGCGATCTACGTGTCCTTCGCGTACTTCGGGATGCGCCCGCTTTTCTTCTCGCCGCTGCATATCTCGCAGAGCTGGCATTCATTCCCGGCGGTGGCTGCGCTGTCCGTTCTCGTCACCTCCCCGCCCGGCACGGTGAGCGCCGCGCTTGCCCGCGTGGGGTGTCCCAAGAAGGGGATACTGGGGGCGCTCGTGATGCTGAGGTTCGTCCCCACGTTCGCCTCGAGCTGGCGTCTGCTGCGCGACTCGCTGCGCAAGCGCGGCCTTCTGGCCGTCCGGCAGGTGGTGGGAAACCCCCTGGGCACGTACGAATACGTCATGGTGCCTTCGATCATGGCGCTCATAAACAGCGCCGACCAGCTCTCTTCGTCGGCGGTCACGCGGGCGGCGGAGGCCCCCACGTCCCGAACCAGCTACTACTGCACCTCGATGACCTTTGCGGACTGGGCGTTCATGGCTGCATGGGCCGTCGCGTGCGCTGCAGCGGTGGTGCTGGGGAGGGCGGCGTGA
- the folP gene encoding dihydropteroate synthase → MPIIMGILNVTPDSFSDGGQHNRPDDAIDHALKLVEQGAHIIDVGGESTRPGAAEVPIEEELRRTVGVVAELSRRGVCVSIDTRHAEVARACVAAGAAIINDVSGFRDPAMVDAAAACDAGLVVMHMKGEPSTMQNDTSYVDVVAEVRDYLARRAGELEASGIARERICLDPGPGFGKTPQQSLELMRNLQELVRLGYPVMTAASRKRYVGFAYGIDDPKDRDVASAAEALLGCELGATIVRTHNVEATASALRDLRPLAVIALGCNVALVAQPGEEREAKIAQLNMAIGALCTLPDTDIVDISSFYESEPAYYEDQDPFVNAVALVRTGIAPKELLGYLHAIENSLGRVREIPNGPRTCDLDIVDYQMYVADTEELTLPHPRALERDFVVRPLSEIRPNFAFADGSTLSDADVKYGAAVRIG, encoded by the coding sequence ATGCCCATTATCATGGGCATCCTCAACGTTACGCCCGATTCGTTTTCCGATGGAGGGCAGCACAACCGTCCGGACGACGCGATCGACCACGCTCTGAAGCTGGTCGAACAGGGTGCCCACATCATCGACGTGGGCGGGGAGTCCACCCGTCCCGGCGCGGCCGAGGTTCCCATCGAAGAGGAGCTTCGCCGCACGGTGGGCGTCGTGGCCGAGCTTTCCCGGCGCGGCGTGTGCGTGAGCATCGATACGCGCCATGCCGAAGTGGCCCGCGCCTGCGTGGCGGCCGGCGCGGCGATCATCAACGACGTGTCGGGTTTCCGCGATCCTGCCATGGTGGATGCGGCCGCAGCCTGCGATGCGGGGCTGGTGGTCATGCACATGAAGGGCGAGCCTTCGACCATGCAAAACGATACGTCTTACGTCGATGTGGTCGCCGAGGTGCGCGACTACCTGGCCCGTCGCGCAGGCGAGCTGGAGGCTTCCGGCATCGCGCGCGAGCGCATCTGCCTGGATCCCGGTCCCGGTTTCGGAAAGACGCCCCAGCAGAGCCTCGAGCTTATGCGCAACCTCCAAGAGCTGGTGCGGCTGGGGTATCCGGTTATGACCGCCGCGTCGCGCAAGCGCTACGTCGGGTTTGCCTACGGCATCGACGATCCGAAAGATCGCGACGTCGCCTCGGCTGCCGAGGCGCTTCTCGGCTGCGAGCTGGGAGCCACGATCGTGCGCACGCACAACGTCGAGGCCACCGCATCCGCGCTGAGGGACCTGCGCCCGCTCGCGGTTATCGCGTTGGGCTGCAACGTGGCCCTGGTCGCCCAGCCCGGGGAAGAGCGGGAAGCCAAGATCGCCCAGCTGAACATGGCTATCGGAGCGCTGTGCACGCTGCCCGACACCGATATCGTCGACATCTCGAGCTTCTACGAGAGCGAGCCGGCCTACTACGAGGATCAGGATCCGTTCGTGAACGCCGTCGCGCTCGTGCGCACGGGGATCGCTCCGAAAGAGCTTCTGGGCTATCTGCATGCGATCGAGAACAGCCTGGGCCGCGTGCGCGAGATACCCAACGGCCCGCGCACCTGCGACCTGGATATCGTCGACTACCAGATGTACGTGGCCGACACCGAGGAGCTGACGCTGCCCCATCCGCGCGCCCTCGAGCGCGATTTCGTGGTGAGGCCCCTGTCCGAGATCCGTCCGAACTTCGCGTTCGCCGACGGCTCGACGCTTTCCGACGCCGACGTGAAGTACGGCGCGGCGGTTCGCATCGGCTGA